Within the Candidatus Obscuribacterales bacterium genome, the region GCCAAAAATAGCCACTCGCCAATGCTCTAAGTGCTGCTTGAGACAGTCGGCCGCAGCCTGCGTTTGGTCGGTCACCAATTCTACGAGTTGCCCTGGCTGCTCTGCCTTGATCTGACTGGGAGACCCTTGAGCGACCACCCGTCCGGCAACCATAAACCCCATAGCATGGCAGTTTTCGGCTTCTTCTAGATAATGGGTGGTGACTAAAATAGCAGTACCACGCCGGGCAAAGTCGCGAATCTGTCGCCAGAACTGCCGTCGTGCTAAGGGATCGACACCGGAGGTTGGTTCATCGAGAAATAAAATATCGGGTTCATGCATCACCGATGCTCCAAAGGCAACCCGCTGTTTCCATCCACCCGGTAGCTTAGCGGTGACGGTCTGCTCTTG harbors:
- a CDS encoding ABC transporter ATP-binding protein, which produces ANLSRPEVRSRIGYMSQKFTLYDDLTILQNLTFYCGVYGVPKRLQRQKINWVLETCGLQGQEQTVTAKLPGGWKQRVAFGASVMHEPDILFLDEPTSGVDPLARRQFWRQIRDFARRGTAILVTTHYLEEAENCHAMGFMVAGRVVAQGSPSQIKAEQPGQLVELVTDQTQAAADCLKQHLEHWRVAIFGDRLHLVLDHLDDDLPRVRQWLQESEIPIQAANPIPFSLEDAFIGIVQRAAA